A single Methylobacterium sp. 17Sr1-1 DNA region contains:
- a CDS encoding UPF0262 family protein, producing the protein MASEAPDPRQRLAAVTLDEDSIGRGNPDQEHERAIAIYDILESNSFRVANHEGGPYALALGLVENKLSFAISTADGQPVMTHLLSLTPFRGVIRDYEMICDSYFKAIRTASPSQIEAIDMGRRGVHNEASELLRQRLEGKVEIDHDTARRLFTLIFALHWKG; encoded by the coding sequence ATGGCGAGCGAGGCTCCCGATCCGCGACAGCGCCTGGCGGCGGTGACGCTCGACGAGGATTCGATCGGGCGCGGCAACCCCGACCAAGAGCACGAGCGCGCCATCGCGATCTACGACATCCTGGAATCGAACAGCTTTCGCGTGGCCAACCACGAGGGCGGCCCCTACGCGCTGGCGCTGGGCCTCGTCGAGAACAAGCTGTCCTTCGCGATCTCCACCGCCGACGGCCAGCCGGTGATGACCCATCTCCTGTCGCTGACGCCGTTCCGCGGCGTGATCCGCGACTACGAGATGATCTGCGACAGCTACTTCAAGGCGATCCGCACCGCCTCCCCGAGCCAGATCGAGGCGATCGACATGGGCCGGCGCGGGGTCCACAACGAGGCGTCCGAGCTGCTGCGCCAGCGCCTGGAGGGCAAGGTGGAGATCGACCACGACACCGCCCGCCGGCTGTTCACCCTGATCTTCGCCCTGCACTGGAAAGGCTGA